In Methylocystis echinoides, one genomic interval encodes:
- a CDS encoding alpha/beta fold hydrolase produces the protein MAWEDWTRHLWDWPLASLEMWRRALEPGDEATAGRPPPPWTTPARLTLELASMRLWDFSTARKQRPAVILSPFALHDAQIADLAPGHSIVATLLRHGCRRLYLIEWKSATPATRLETIDDLLAALNVAIDDLGAPVDLVGLCQGGWLSLLYAARFPAKVSRIVLAGAPVDVAAEASALSEPVKSTCDDEIRRLIDLGGGCVKGERMAPLWPREDDCEKRLIDALEIEPPFSAPRAARAAAAFREWDRRTLDLPGPYFHEVFRHLFRDNLLAKGGFPALGRPVDLAVLRHPLFLLIGEKDAIAPPAQALAVTRLTQGAAETAQAPCGHLALFMGRKTIAREWPRVAAWLTKAEAHP, from the coding sequence ATGGCCTGGGAAGACTGGACGCGACATCTCTGGGACTGGCCGCTGGCCTCGCTCGAGATGTGGCGTCGCGCGCTCGAGCCCGGCGATGAGGCGACGGCGGGGCGGCCGCCGCCGCCATGGACGACGCCCGCCCGTCTTACGCTCGAGCTCGCCTCCATGCGCCTGTGGGATTTCTCCACCGCAAGGAAGCAGCGGCCGGCTGTGATTCTCTCGCCCTTCGCCCTGCATGACGCGCAGATCGCCGACCTTGCGCCGGGCCACAGCATTGTGGCGACGCTGCTGCGCCATGGCTGCCGGCGTCTCTATCTGATCGAGTGGAAATCGGCGACGCCGGCGACGCGGCTCGAAACGATCGACGATCTCCTGGCCGCGCTCAATGTCGCAATCGACGATCTGGGCGCGCCGGTCGACCTCGTCGGCCTTTGCCAGGGCGGGTGGCTCTCGCTCCTTTATGCCGCGCGTTTTCCGGCGAAGGTCAGCCGCATCGTCCTCGCCGGCGCGCCGGTCGACGTGGCCGCCGAGGCCTCGGCGCTATCGGAGCCGGTGAAATCAACCTGCGACGACGAAATCCGACGGCTCATCGACCTCGGCGGCGGATGCGTGAAGGGCGAGCGGATGGCGCCGCTCTGGCCGCGCGAAGACGACTGTGAAAAGCGCCTGATCGACGCGCTCGAGATCGAGCCGCCCTTCAGCGCGCCGCGCGCGGCGCGGGCGGCGGCGGCCTTTCGGGAATGGGACCGCCGCACGCTCGATCTGCCGGGCCCCTATTTCCATGAAGTCTTCCGACATCTCTTTCGTGACAATCTTCTCGCGAAAGGCGGCTTCCCGGCCCTCGGCCGCCCCGTCGATCTTGCCGTCCTTCGCCACCCTTTGTTCCTGCTCATCGGCGAGAAAGACGCCATTGCCCCGCCAGCGCAGGCCCTCGCCGTCACGCGCCTTACACAAGGAGCGGCGGAGACGGCGCAAGCGCCTTGCGGTCACCTCGCGTTGTTCATGGGACGAAAGACGATTGCACGAGAATGGCCGCGCGTCGCGGCCTGGCTCACAAAGGCGGAGGCGCATCCATGA
- a CDS encoding 2-isopropylmalate synthase, whose translation MTNPAHGSTDSARVVIFDTTLRDGEQSPGASMTLEEKLEVADLLDQMGVDIIEAGFPIASPGDFESVAEVARRVKNASVAGLARASEKDIDRCAEALREAKRPRIHTFISTSPVHMKYKLQMEPERVLELVASSVSRARNHVADVEWSAEDGTRTEIDFLCRCVETAINAGATTINIPDTVGYTTPQEYEQLFRTVRERVPNADKAIFSVHCHDDLGLAVANSLAGVRGGARQVECTINGLGERAGNAAMEEVVMALKTRHDILPYHTNIDAKLLTRASKLVSAVTSFPVQYNKAIVGRNAFAHESGIHQDGMLKNAHTYEIMTPESVGVSKTSLVMGKHSGRHAFREKLKELGYDLGENQLNDAFNRFKDLADRKKFVYDEDLIALVDDEIVTAHDHIKVLALMVMAGTHGPQSAALTLDIDGDKVTHQATGNGPVDAIFNAIKALAPHEATLELYQVHAVTEGTDAQAEVSVRLSEDGKSVTGRGADPDTLVASARAYVSALNKLLVKRGRAKPEAMQAV comes from the coding sequence ATGACCAATCCCGCACACGGCTCCACGGACAGCGCGCGCGTCGTCATTTTCGACACCACCTTGCGCGACGGCGAGCAATCGCCCGGCGCCTCGATGACGCTGGAAGAGAAACTGGAGGTCGCCGATCTCCTGGATCAGATGGGCGTCGACATTATCGAGGCGGGCTTTCCCATCGCCAGTCCCGGCGATTTCGAAAGCGTCGCCGAGGTCGCGCGCCGGGTGAAGAACGCCTCCGTGGCCGGCCTCGCCCGCGCCTCGGAGAAGGACATCGACCGTTGCGCCGAGGCCTTGCGCGAGGCCAAGCGTCCGCGCATCCACACCTTCATCTCCACTTCCCCGGTGCACATGAAATACAAGCTCCAGATGGAGCCCGAGCGGGTGCTGGAGCTGGTCGCGTCCTCGGTGAGCCGCGCCCGCAATCATGTCGCGGACGTGGAATGGTCGGCGGAAGACGGCACCCGCACGGAGATCGATTTCCTGTGCCGCTGCGTGGAGACCGCGATCAACGCGGGCGCGACGACGATCAATATTCCCGACACGGTCGGTTATACGACGCCGCAGGAATATGAGCAGCTGTTCCGCACGGTGCGCGAGCGCGTGCCCAACGCCGACAAGGCCATCTTCTCGGTGCATTGCCATGACGATCTGGGACTCGCCGTCGCCAATTCCCTGGCCGGCGTGCGCGGCGGCGCGCGTCAGGTCGAATGCACGATCAACGGCCTCGGCGAGCGCGCCGGCAACGCCGCGATGGAGGAAGTCGTGATGGCGCTGAAGACGCGCCACGACATTCTGCCCTATCACACCAATATCGACGCGAAGCTGCTGACGCGCGCCTCGAAGCTGGTGTCGGCCGTGACCTCCTTCCCGGTGCAATACAACAAGGCGATCGTCGGCCGGAACGCCTTTGCGCATGAGAGCGGCATCCATCAGGACGGCATGCTGAAGAATGCGCACACTTACGAGATCATGACGCCCGAAAGCGTCGGCGTCTCCAAGACGTCGCTCGTCATGGGCAAGCATTCCGGCCGCCACGCCTTCCGCGAGAAGCTCAAGGAGCTGGGCTATGATCTGGGCGAAAACCAGCTCAACGACGCCTTCAACCGCTTCAAGGATCTCGCCGACCGCAAGAAGTTCGTCTACGACGAAGATCTGATCGCGCTCGTCGACGACGAGATCGTCACCGCCCATGACCACATCAAGGTGCTGGCCTTGATGGTGATGGCCGGCACGCATGGGCCGCAGTCGGCGGCGCTGACGCTCGACATCGACGGCGACAAGGTCACCCATCAGGCGACCGGCAATGGTCCCGTGGACGCCATCTTCAACGCCATCAAGGCGCTGGCCCCGCATGAGGCGACGCTGGAGCTCTATCAGGTCCACGCCGTCACCGAAGGCACCGACGCGCAGGCGGAAGTCTCCGTGCGCCTCTCCGAGGACGGCAAGTCCGTCACCGGCCGCGGCGCCGATCCGGACACGCTCGTCGCCTCGGCGCGCGCCTATGTCTCGGCGCTCAACAAGCTGTTGGTGAAGCGCGGCCGCGCCAAGCCGGAGGCGATGCAGGCTGTTTGA
- a CDS encoding phosphoribosyltransferase family protein: protein MPFLDREEAGRRLAEELAPRLTGAEVVVFALPRGGAPVAAPIARALKAPLDLALVRKIGSPYQPELAMGAVADSGTPVVVRNEDVIELIGVSDARFNEACAHECAEIERRRKLYFGSRRRADARGRVAVVVDDGVATGATTRAALRAVRAQAPKRLILAVPVASTEALDALRAEADEIVCLEAHEYFYGVGGYYADFRQVSDDEVIELLDQYGTGAARG from the coding sequence GTGCCGTTTCTCGACCGTGAAGAAGCGGGCCGACGGCTCGCCGAAGAACTGGCTCCCCGCCTTACCGGCGCGGAGGTCGTCGTTTTCGCGCTGCCGCGGGGCGGCGCGCCGGTGGCGGCGCCGATCGCCCGAGCGCTGAAGGCGCCGCTCGATCTGGCGCTGGTCCGAAAGATCGGCTCGCCCTATCAGCCCGAACTCGCCATGGGCGCCGTCGCCGACAGCGGAACGCCTGTCGTGGTGCGCAACGAGGACGTGATCGAGCTCATCGGCGTCAGCGACGCTCGTTTCAACGAGGCCTGCGCGCACGAATGCGCCGAGATCGAACGGCGACGCAAACTCTACTTCGGCTCCCGGCGCCGCGCCGACGCAAGGGGCCGGGTCGCCGTGGTCGTCGACGACGGCGTCGCCACCGGCGCGACGACGCGCGCCGCGCTGCGGGCGGTGCGGGCGCAGGCGCCGAAACGGCTGATCCTCGCCGTCCCGGTGGCGTCGACCGAAGCCCTCGACGCGCTGCGCGCCGAAGCGGACGAGATCGTCTGCCTCGAGGCGCATGAGTATTTTTATGGCGTCGGCGGCTATTACGCCGATTTCCGTCAGGTCTCCGATGACGAAGTGATCGAGCTGCTCGATCAGTATGGGACGGGCGCGGCGCGCGGCTAA
- the ppsA gene encoding phosphoenolpyruvate synthase: MHDKNQPAPSSVRGDGRYVRFFSEVGIEDVPLVGGKNASLGEMYRELTAKGLRVPNGFAVTAEAYRRVLDDAGAWDALKAALEGLNPDDVDDLARRAARARDIVYGAGLPVEVEADIRAGLARLTDEYGPDLSVAVRSSATAEDLPSASFAGQHDTYLNVQGPAAVLDAVRHCFASLFTDRAIRYRIDNGFDHFKVFNSVAVMKMVRSDLAASGVIFTIDTETGFEDVVFITGAYGLGENVVQGAVDPDEFYVFKPTYKAGKRAVLKRSLGPKKIKMIFSSRGRATTRNIPTDRKEREKFCITDAEALALAGQAIAIEEHYSAKAGARRPMDIEWAKDGVDGELYIVQARPETVASRKNRNVVEEYRVKKHGPVKVEGRAVGAKIAFGKARVIEHASELSKFVPGEILVADTTSPDWGTVMKSAAGIVTNRGGRTCHAAIVARELGIPAIVGTDQATHVIRTGDLIAVSCAEGDVGKVYEGEIDFDVVKTDLTSLERPATHLMMNVGNPEVALGLSALPNDGVGLARMEFIISESIKAHPMALIHPEKLDDKERAEIARLTAHYPSPRDFFVERLSEGVGTIAAAFYPKPVIVRMSDFKSNEYATLLGGRAFEGKEENPMIGFRGASRYAHPNYREGFALECAAMKRVRDELGLANVKLMIPFCRRVEEAERVIALMRELGLERGKNGLEIYVMCEIPNNVLLIDEFSKHFDGFSIGSNDLTQLTLGVDRDSEIVAFDFDERDAGVKTIIRLAIEGAKRNGRHIGICGQAPSDYPEMAEFLVRLGIDSISLNPDTVLHTTTRLVELEKNLGRARR, from the coding sequence ATGCACGACAAAAACCAGCCGGCCCCTTCCTCCGTCCGTGGCGACGGCCGCTATGTCCGCTTCTTTTCCGAGGTTGGCATAGAGGACGTTCCGCTCGTGGGCGGCAAGAACGCTTCCCTCGGTGAAATGTATCGCGAATTGACGGCGAAGGGCCTTCGCGTTCCGAACGGCTTCGCGGTCACGGCCGAGGCCTATCGTCGCGTATTGGACGATGCGGGCGCGTGGGATGCGCTGAAAGCGGCGCTCGAGGGGCTCAATCCGGACGATGTGGACGACCTCGCCCGCCGCGCCGCCCGCGCGCGCGACATCGTCTATGGCGCGGGCCTCCCGGTGGAGGTCGAGGCCGACATCCGCGCCGGGCTCGCGCGGCTTACCGACGAATATGGGCCGGACCTCTCGGTCGCCGTTCGCTCGTCGGCGACGGCTGAAGATTTGCCGAGCGCCAGTTTCGCCGGACAGCACGACACCTATCTCAACGTGCAGGGTCCGGCGGCCGTGCTCGACGCCGTGCGCCATTGTTTCGCGAGCCTCTTCACCGATCGCGCCATCCGCTACCGCATCGACAATGGCTTCGACCATTTCAAAGTGTTCAATTCCGTCGCCGTCATGAAAATGGTGCGCTCCGACCTCGCGGCGTCGGGCGTCATCTTCACGATCGACACCGAAACCGGCTTCGAGGACGTCGTCTTCATCACCGGCGCCTATGGGCTCGGCGAGAACGTCGTGCAGGGCGCGGTCGACCCAGATGAGTTCTATGTCTTCAAGCCGACCTACAAGGCCGGCAAGCGCGCCGTGTTGAAGCGGTCGCTCGGGCCGAAGAAGATCAAGATGATCTTCTCCAGCCGCGGCCGCGCAACGACGCGCAACATTCCGACCGACCGCAAGGAGCGCGAGAAATTCTGCATCACCGACGCAGAGGCGCTGGCGCTCGCAGGGCAGGCGATCGCCATCGAAGAACATTACAGCGCCAAGGCCGGCGCGCGTCGTCCCATGGATATCGAATGGGCCAAGGACGGCGTCGACGGCGAGCTCTATATCGTCCAGGCGCGGCCCGAAACCGTCGCCTCGCGAAAAAATCGCAACGTCGTCGAGGAATATCGCGTCAAGAAGCATGGACCGGTGAAGGTCGAGGGCCGCGCCGTCGGCGCCAAGATCGCCTTCGGCAAGGCGCGCGTCATCGAGCATGCAAGCGAGCTCTCGAAATTCGTCCCCGGTGAAATCCTCGTCGCCGACACGACCTCTCCCGACTGGGGCACGGTGATGAAGTCGGCCGCCGGCATCGTCACCAATCGCGGCGGACGCACCTGCCATGCGGCCATCGTCGCGCGCGAACTCGGCATTCCGGCGATTGTCGGAACCGATCAGGCGACGCATGTCATTCGCACCGGCGATCTCATCGCGGTGAGCTGCGCCGAGGGCGACGTCGGCAAGGTCTATGAGGGCGAGATCGACTTCGACGTCGTCAAGACGGACCTTACGAGCCTCGAGCGGCCGGCGACGCATCTCATGATGAACGTCGGCAACCCGGAAGTCGCCCTTGGCCTGTCCGCGCTGCCGAACGACGGCGTTGGCCTCGCGCGCATGGAGTTCATCATTTCGGAGTCGATCAAGGCGCATCCGATGGCGCTCATTCATCCGGAAAAGCTCGACGACAAGGAGCGCGCCGAGATCGCGCGACTCACGGCGCATTATCCGAGCCCGCGCGATTTCTTCGTCGAGCGCCTCTCCGAGGGCGTCGGAACGATTGCGGCGGCCTTCTATCCCAAGCCCGTCATCGTGCGCATGTCCGACTTCAAGAGCAATGAATATGCGACGCTGCTCGGCGGCCGCGCCTTCGAGGGCAAGGAAGAGAATCCGATGATCGGCTTCCGCGGGGCCTCTCGTTACGCGCACCCCAACTACCGCGAAGGCTTCGCGCTCGAATGCGCGGCGATGAAGCGCGTTCGCGACGAACTCGGTCTTGCGAACGTCAAACTGATGATCCCCTTCTGCCGACGCGTCGAGGAAGCGGAGCGCGTGATCGCGCTGATGCGCGAACTCGGCCTCGAACGCGGCAAGAACGGCCTCGAAATCTATGTGATGTGCGAGATCCCCAACAACGTGTTGCTGATCGACGAATTCTCGAAGCATTTTGACGGATTCTCGATCGGCTCGAACGATCTCACCCAGCTGACCCTGGGGGTCGACCGCGATTCCGAAATCGTCGCCTTCGATTTCGACGAGCGCGACGCGGGCGTGAAGACGATCATCCGCTTGGCGATCGAGGGCGCGAAGCGCAACGGGCGCCATATTGGAATCTGCGGCCAAGCGCCGTCGGATTATCCGGAAATGGCGGAGTTCCTCGTGCGACTCGGGATCGATTCGATCAGCCTCAACCCTGATACGGTGCTGCACACGACGACGCGCCTCGTCGAACTGGAGAAGAATCTCGGCCGCGCACGTCGATAG
- a CDS encoding carbohydrate porin yields MQQTRKIFVFVMAGQLLAGAANAEDRAPGKDGPAPEAASLLKRKSFADAPDGPKALLRRYGVDADVWVTQFFQGIAAGGNNGVSRYGGKVDGFLKIDAEKLGLWRGLRISAQYEHYFGLNINNKDFALVPVNAAQAFIANDNYHSALSLVVTQQLSQQLSLSVGKFNTMTLAAQTPLIGGGGLDTFMNRAFALPSTGIGVASPGTVADRLIVSPPYILGGIATLKTDFATATLVFADPRNAANPRVLQRPFERGVGVVGGVTVPIEIGGLRGFHTIRGGYSNARGFDLEETDDLRARLIARQPVTKKGFWLASYAVQQYLVASPDNPSVGWGLFGLATLSDGNPNPVRWSALAGLAGNNLLPGRADDQWGVGFFHYGLTTPLLAGLAERRIYRRSEGGIEAFYNWAITPWVRLSGDLQVVEPWNALRPRATFMALRLQTRF; encoded by the coding sequence TTGCAGCAGACTCGAAAGATTTTCGTCTTCGTGATGGCGGGGCAACTCCTCGCCGGCGCCGCGAACGCCGAGGACCGCGCGCCCGGCAAAGACGGTCCTGCGCCCGAGGCGGCCTCTCTGCTCAAGCGAAAATCCTTCGCCGACGCACCCGACGGTCCCAAGGCGCTGCTGCGCCGGTACGGGGTCGACGCCGACGTCTGGGTCACGCAATTTTTCCAGGGGATCGCGGCGGGAGGCAATAACGGCGTCTCGCGCTACGGCGGCAAAGTCGACGGCTTCCTGAAGATCGACGCGGAAAAGCTCGGCCTGTGGCGGGGTCTGCGGATCAGCGCGCAATACGAGCATTACTTCGGGCTCAACATCAACAACAAGGACTTCGCCCTCGTCCCGGTGAACGCCGCGCAGGCGTTCATCGCGAACGACAATTACCATTCGGCGCTGTCGCTCGTCGTGACGCAGCAGTTGAGTCAGCAACTCTCGCTCAGCGTCGGCAAGTTCAACACCATGACCCTCGCCGCGCAGACGCCGCTGATCGGCGGCGGCGGTCTCGACACCTTCATGAACCGCGCCTTCGCCCTGCCGTCGACCGGCATCGGCGTCGCGTCGCCAGGCACGGTCGCCGACCGGCTGATCGTGTCGCCGCCTTACATTCTCGGTGGAATCGCGACGCTGAAGACGGATTTTGCGACCGCGACGCTCGTCTTCGCCGATCCGCGCAACGCCGCGAATCCGCGCGTCCTCCAGCGCCCCTTCGAGCGCGGCGTCGGCGTCGTCGGGGGCGTCACCGTGCCGATCGAGATCGGCGGGCTGCGCGGCTTTCATACGATTCGCGGCGGTTACAGCAATGCGCGCGGCTTCGACCTCGAGGAAACGGACGATCTCAGGGCGCGGCTGATCGCGCGTCAGCCCGTGACCAAGAAAGGGTTCTGGCTCGCGTCCTACGCGGTCCAGCAATATCTCGTGGCGAGCCCCGACAACCCCTCGGTCGGCTGGGGCCTCTTCGGCCTGGCGACTCTCTCGGACGGCAATCCGAACCCCGTGCGCTGGAGCGCGCTCGCCGGGCTCGCCGGCAATAATCTGCTGCCGGGCCGAGCCGACGATCAATGGGGCGTCGGCTTCTTCCATTATGGGCTGACGACGCCACTGCTCGCCGGCCTCGCCGAGCGGCGCATCTATCGGCGCAGCGAAGGCGGGATCGAGGCCTTCTACAACTGGGCGATCACGCCGTGGGTGCGCCTTTCGGGCGATCTCCAGGTGGTGGAGCCGTGGAATGCGCTACGGCCGCGCGCAACCTTTATGGCGCTGCGGCTGCAGACGCGGTTTTAG
- a CDS encoding ribose-phosphate diphosphokinase, with protein MTTEPMIFALGASRSFGAAVAASVGLDLAPLEERAFEDGEYKLRPLTSVRGRDVYAVSSLYAEAGASGADKLLKLLFFIGALKDNGAARVTAVAPYLAFSRKDRRTKPRDPIATRYVAQLFDAMRADAVMTVDVHNIAAFENAFRCETLPLDAHALFAKHVAPLVAQAPVAVVSPDLGGEKRAELFRQRLERLLQRPAAKAFMDKVRSEGRVSGEIFAGDVAGRTALILDDLIAGGGTVARTAAACRAQGAAQVFALATHGVFAKAAGQVLGAAPIDRLILTDSVPVPEESPVAQALGARLSVLPLAPLIGQAIRRRHENRSIVDLLAEGP; from the coding sequence ATGACCACGGAGCCCATGATCTTCGCGCTCGGCGCCAGCCGCTCCTTCGGCGCCGCGGTCGCCGCCTCCGTCGGACTCGACCTTGCGCCGCTCGAAGAGCGCGCTTTCGAAGACGGCGAATATAAACTGCGGCCGCTCACGAGCGTGCGCGGCCGCGACGTCTATGCGGTGTCGAGCCTTTACGCCGAAGCTGGCGCGAGCGGCGCCGACAAGCTCCTCAAGCTTCTTTTCTTCATTGGCGCGCTCAAGGACAACGGCGCCGCCCGCGTCACGGCGGTCGCGCCCTATCTCGCCTTTTCGCGCAAGGATCGCCGCACCAAGCCGCGCGATCCCATCGCCACGCGTTATGTCGCGCAGCTTTTCGACGCCATGCGCGCAGATGCGGTGATGACGGTGGACGTCCATAATATTGCGGCGTTCGAGAACGCCTTCCGCTGTGAAACCCTGCCGCTCGACGCTCATGCGCTGTTTGCAAAACATGTCGCGCCGCTCGTCGCCCAGGCCCCGGTCGCCGTCGTGTCGCCGGACCTCGGCGGCGAGAAACGCGCCGAGCTTTTCCGCCAAAGGCTGGAGCGTCTGTTGCAGCGGCCGGCCGCCAAGGCCTTCATGGACAAGGTGCGCAGCGAAGGGCGCGTCAGCGGCGAGATTTTCGCCGGCGACGTCGCCGGCCGCACGGCGCTCATCCTCGACGATCTGATCGCCGGCGGCGGCACGGTCGCGCGCACGGCGGCCGCTTGTCGGGCGCAGGGGGCCGCACAGGTCTTCGCCCTCGCGACGCATGGCGTCTTCGCCAAGGCGGCGGGGCAAGTCCTGGGCGCGGCCCCGATCGACAGGTTGATCCTGACCGACTCCGTTCCTGTCCCGGAGGAGAGCCCGGTCGCCCAGGCGCTCGGCGCGCGGCTGTCCGTTCTCCCGCTGGCGCCGCTCATCGGGCAAGCCATCAGGCGTCGTCACGAGAACCGCTCGATTGTCGATCTGCTGGCGGAAGGCCCATAG